Proteins from one Microbacterium sufflavum genomic window:
- a CDS encoding Lrp/AsnC family transcriptional regulator, with protein sequence MAPAKKNSALDAISKTIIELLQDDGRRSYSDIGRVVGLSEAAVRQRVQRLTETGVMQIVAVTDPMQLGFHRQAMIGIRVAGDARHVAEAIAEIDAVDYVVITVGSFDVIVEVVCEDDDHLLALVNDVIRPIDGVLSTETFIYAKLQKQLYNWGTR encoded by the coding sequence ATGGCACCGGCGAAGAAGAACTCCGCCCTCGACGCGATCTCCAAGACCATCATCGAGCTGCTGCAGGACGACGGGCGTCGCTCCTACTCCGACATCGGCCGCGTGGTGGGCCTCAGCGAGGCAGCGGTCCGCCAGCGCGTGCAGCGGCTCACCGAGACCGGCGTGATGCAGATCGTCGCGGTCACCGATCCGATGCAGCTCGGCTTCCACCGCCAGGCGATGATCGGCATCCGTGTGGCCGGGGACGCCCGGCACGTGGCGGAGGCGATCGCGGAGATCGACGCCGTCGACTACGTCGTCATCACGGTGGGCTCGTTCGACGTGATCGTCGAGGTCGTGTGCGAAGACGACGACCACCTGCTGGCCCTCGTGAACGACGTGATCCGTCCGATCGACGGCGTGCTGTCGACCGAGACGTTCATCTACGCGAAGCTGCAGAAGCAGCTCTACAACTGGGGGACCCGATGA
- a CDS encoding alpha/beta fold hydrolase has protein sequence MPAPLTLPRRSWGDPAAAHRILLVHGLGSSGALMWRLGDAIAATGATATAVDLRGHGDAPRSLDYTVDAYAADLAATTPDDGGPWDAVVGHSLGGAAATVAAAGSPDWTRRLVLIDPALHVEGRDAGIVRRSQERAFSDNRIEVVREEHPHWHPQDHELKIDAVRRASAWAVEQTSAQNQPWDVRAHAARLTVPAHVIGADPAVYSIFAGDLAAEVLAGNPRITMSVVAGAGHSLHRDRPEEAIRQLLEALA, from the coding sequence ATGCCCGCACCCCTCACCCTGCCCCGACGGTCGTGGGGCGATCCCGCAGCCGCGCACCGCATTCTCCTCGTGCACGGACTCGGCTCGTCGGGCGCCCTCATGTGGCGCCTGGGCGATGCGATCGCCGCGACCGGAGCGACCGCGACCGCGGTCGACCTGCGCGGGCACGGTGACGCCCCCCGCTCCCTCGACTACACCGTCGACGCGTACGCCGCCGACCTCGCGGCGACGACACCCGACGACGGAGGACCGTGGGACGCGGTCGTCGGCCACTCGCTCGGCGGCGCGGCCGCGACGGTCGCCGCCGCCGGCTCGCCGGACTGGACGCGACGCCTCGTGCTGATCGACCCCGCCCTCCACGTCGAGGGACGCGACGCGGGCATCGTGCGGCGCAGCCAGGAACGGGCCTTCTCCGACAACCGGATCGAGGTCGTCCGGGAGGAGCACCCGCACTGGCACCCGCAGGATCACGAGCTGAAGATCGACGCCGTGCGGCGCGCGAGCGCCTGGGCCGTGGAGCAGACCAGCGCGCAGAACCAGCCGTGGGACGTACGCGCGCACGCCGCCCGTCTCACCGTCCCCGCCCATGTCATCGGCGCCGATCCCGCCGTGTACAGCATCTTCGCGGGCGACCTCGCCGCCGAGGTGCTCGCCGGCAACCCGCGGATCACGATGTCGGTCGTGGCGGGCGCCGGGCACTCCCTTCATCGCGACCGGCCGGAGGAAGCGATCCGACAGCTCCTGGAGGCACTCGCATGA
- a CDS encoding acyl-CoA dehydrogenase family protein, with protein MTAFDPTRYLPDDLLARIRERAPIHDRENTFPQQDLDELRDAGYLSILVPVERGGAGLGLAEAAILQQRLAGAAPATALAINMHLVWTGVAKVFSDRGVPGLEFVQDGAVAGEVFAFGISEGGNDLVLFGSDTAAVPDADGGYAFTGTKIFTSLAPIWTRLGLHGLDTTSADAPKLVFAFVERTDAVTTSDDWDTLGMRGTQSRTTRLDRAVADAAHVVRRIDQGPSADPIVFGIFSVFEILLASVYTGVARRALELAVATAQTRRSKKSGATYSQDPDIRWRIADMAIAYDALPPQIAALARDVDERVDHGPRWFPALSGLKHRAVTMAKSVVDEAMLVAGGGSYFSGNELSRLYRDVLAGMFHPSDPESAHATAASAWLGPVEA; from the coding sequence ATGACCGCGTTCGACCCGACCCGCTACCTCCCGGACGACCTCCTCGCGCGCATCCGCGAACGCGCGCCGATCCACGACCGCGAGAACACGTTCCCGCAGCAGGACCTCGACGAGCTCCGCGACGCCGGCTACCTGTCGATCCTGGTCCCGGTCGAGCGCGGCGGCGCCGGACTCGGGCTCGCCGAGGCCGCGATCCTTCAGCAGCGTCTTGCGGGCGCAGCCCCCGCCACAGCCCTCGCGATCAACATGCACCTGGTGTGGACCGGGGTCGCGAAGGTCTTCTCCGACCGGGGTGTTCCCGGGCTCGAGTTCGTGCAGGACGGCGCGGTCGCCGGCGAGGTGTTCGCGTTCGGCATCAGCGAGGGCGGCAACGACCTCGTGCTGTTCGGCAGCGACACGGCCGCGGTGCCCGACGCCGACGGGGGCTACGCGTTCACGGGCACCAAGATCTTCACCTCGCTCGCGCCCATCTGGACCAGGCTCGGACTGCACGGCCTCGACACCACCAGCGCGGACGCCCCGAAGCTCGTGTTCGCGTTCGTCGAGCGGACCGACGCCGTCACCACCTCGGACGACTGGGACACGCTCGGCATGCGCGGCACCCAGAGCAGGACGACGCGGCTCGACCGCGCCGTCGCCGACGCGGCGCACGTGGTCCGGCGGATCGACCAGGGCCCGAGCGCCGACCCCATCGTCTTCGGCATCTTCTCGGTGTTCGAGATCCTGCTGGCCTCGGTGTACACCGGCGTCGCCCGCCGTGCCCTCGAGCTCGCGGTCGCGACCGCGCAGACCCGTCGCTCCAAGAAGAGCGGCGCCACCTACAGCCAGGACCCCGACATCCGTTGGCGCATCGCCGACATGGCGATCGCCTACGACGCGCTGCCGCCCCAGATCGCCGCGCTCGCGCGCGACGTGGACGAGCGCGTCGACCACGGGCCGCGCTGGTTCCCCGCCCTGTCCGGCCTCAAGCACCGTGCCGTGACGATGGCCAAGAGCGTGGTCGACGAGGCGATGCTGGTGGCGGGCGGCGGGTCCTACTTCTCGGGGAACGAGCTCTCCCGGCTGTACCGCGATGTGCTCGCCGGGATGTTCCATCCGTCCGACCCCGAGTCGGCGCACGCGACCGCGGCGAGCGCCTGGCTCGGACCCGTGGAGGCCTGA
- a CDS encoding aspartate aminotransferase family protein has translation MTSRSVPSASALQSMAKDHLWMHFTRQSTMADSGVPIIVRGDGHRIWDVEGREYIDGLAGLFVVNAGHGRRRLAEAAAAQASELAFFPLWSYAHPAAIELADRLADEAPGDLNRVFFSTGGGEAVETAFKLAKHYWKLQGKPAKHKVISRAVAYHGTPQGALAITGIPAMKAMFEPVTPGGFRVPNTNFYRAAEMGAPADDLEAFGRWAADRIEEMILFEGADTVAAVFLEPVQNSGGCFPPPPGYFARVREICDRHDVLLVSDEVICAFGRLGHTFACTGLGYVPDMITCAKGMTSGYSPIGATIVSDRVYEPFAQGDVSFPHGYTFGGHPVSAAVALENLAIFDEEGLNAHVRENSPVFRAELETLLDLPLVGDVRGDGYFFGIELVKDTATRETFDEEESERLLRGFLSPALFEAGLYCRADDRGDPVIQLAPPLTVGPAEFREITQILRDVLTRAQAVL, from the coding sequence ATGACCTCGCGCTCCGTGCCGTCCGCGTCCGCGCTGCAGTCCATGGCGAAGGATCACCTCTGGATGCACTTCACCCGCCAGTCGACCATGGCGGACTCCGGCGTGCCGATCATCGTCCGGGGCGACGGGCACCGCATCTGGGACGTCGAGGGCCGGGAGTACATCGACGGTCTGGCGGGACTGTTCGTGGTGAACGCGGGACACGGCAGGCGCCGGCTCGCCGAGGCCGCGGCGGCGCAGGCGTCCGAATTGGCGTTCTTCCCGCTGTGGTCGTACGCGCACCCCGCGGCGATCGAGCTCGCGGACCGGCTGGCGGACGAGGCGCCCGGCGACCTCAACCGCGTGTTCTTCTCCACGGGCGGCGGCGAGGCGGTGGAGACGGCCTTCAAGCTCGCGAAGCACTACTGGAAGCTGCAGGGGAAGCCCGCCAAGCACAAGGTGATCTCGCGTGCCGTCGCTTATCACGGCACCCCGCAGGGGGCCCTCGCGATCACGGGGATCCCCGCGATGAAGGCGATGTTCGAGCCGGTCACACCCGGCGGGTTCCGCGTGCCCAACACCAACTTCTATCGTGCGGCCGAGATGGGCGCGCCCGCCGACGACCTCGAGGCGTTCGGGCGCTGGGCCGCCGACCGCATCGAGGAGATGATCCTGTTCGAGGGTGCGGACACCGTCGCGGCCGTGTTCCTCGAGCCGGTGCAGAACTCGGGCGGCTGCTTCCCCCCGCCGCCCGGCTACTTCGCCCGCGTGCGCGAGATCTGCGACCGGCACGACGTCCTGCTGGTGTCAGACGAGGTGATCTGCGCGTTCGGGCGGCTCGGGCACACCTTCGCCTGCACGGGACTGGGGTATGTGCCCGACATGATCACGTGCGCCAAGGGCATGACCAGCGGCTACTCCCCCATCGGCGCCACGATCGTGAGCGACCGCGTGTACGAGCCGTTCGCGCAGGGCGATGTCTCCTTCCCGCACGGCTACACGTTCGGCGGCCACCCCGTGTCGGCCGCGGTGGCCCTGGAGAACCTCGCGATCTTCGACGAGGAAGGGCTCAACGCGCACGTGCGGGAGAACTCGCCGGTGTTCCGCGCGGAGCTGGAGACACTGCTCGACCTCCCGCTCGTGGGAGACGTGCGCGGCGACGGGTACTTCTTCGGCATCGAGCTGGTCAAGGACACCGCCACGCGGGAGACGTTCGACGAGGAGGAGTCGGAGCGGTTGCTGCGCGGCTTCCTCTCGCCCGCACTGTTCGAGGCCGGGCTGTACTGCCGGGCGGATGACCGCGGCGACCCGGTCATCCAGCTCGCCCCGCCGCTGACCGTCGGACCCGCGGAGTTCCGCGAGATCACGCAGATCCTGCGGGACGTGCTCACGCGGGCGCAGGCGGTGCTCTGA
- a CDS encoding PucR family transcriptional regulator: protein MSERREFSPSETDRPERHGSPLLRVADVVALPVVQDGAPRVLVGGAALDAGVRWVHASDSAGVARLLDGGELLLTTAAAWPRDARSLRALVRELAAVGVSGVVVELGDRMPRVPDAVVEACAEASLALVALAGEVKFVTVTEAVHRALIDAQTAALRERQRLHELFTALSLRGAPADVIVTETARALDVPVVLENLAGEVIATEALSRPVAEVLALVADGASERVPVQARGVRWGSLTALVGPPHPAGRLTVLELGATALAFGCLADGAAEWTVLAHRTLIDDLLGSRFARVDDVAARLARLGLDVGGRPACGVVVRTTEAAERIRARATAEGVAALAARRDDTVVLLVVPPAGGLSDAAARRIAGPAVAVVIGQPADDVPGLLASTRAALELAARAPEDAADTVRRVADRPLAQLVAALGDDRRLQEHGERMLAPLIRHDRERRGDLLDVLAALVAHPGNRSAAATASHLSRSVFYQRLAVIADLLAVDLDDGEVLAALHIALLARPRGARERS, encoded by the coding sequence GTGTCAGAACGTCGGGAGTTCTCCCCGTCCGAGACAGATCGTCCGGAGCGACACGGATCGCCGCTGCTGCGCGTGGCGGACGTGGTCGCGCTCCCCGTGGTGCAGGACGGTGCGCCGCGCGTGCTCGTGGGCGGGGCGGCGCTGGACGCGGGCGTGCGCTGGGTGCACGCGTCCGACAGTGCCGGGGTCGCGCGGTTGCTCGACGGGGGAGAGCTGCTGCTGACCACGGCGGCCGCCTGGCCGCGCGACGCCCGCTCGCTGCGCGCGCTCGTGCGCGAGCTGGCCGCGGTCGGCGTCTCCGGGGTCGTGGTGGAGCTCGGCGACCGGATGCCGCGCGTGCCGGACGCCGTGGTCGAGGCGTGCGCGGAGGCGTCGCTCGCCCTGGTCGCGCTGGCTGGAGAGGTCAAGTTCGTCACCGTGACGGAGGCCGTGCACCGCGCACTGATCGACGCGCAGACGGCCGCCCTGCGCGAACGCCAGCGACTGCACGAGCTGTTCACGGCCCTCAGCCTGCGGGGAGCCCCGGCGGACGTGATCGTGACCGAGACGGCCCGCGCGCTCGACGTGCCGGTCGTGCTGGAGAACCTGGCGGGAGAGGTGATCGCCACCGAAGCGCTGTCCCGTCCCGTCGCCGAGGTGCTCGCGCTGGTCGCCGACGGGGCGTCCGAGCGGGTACCCGTGCAGGCGAGGGGTGTGCGCTGGGGGTCGCTCACGGCACTCGTGGGGCCCCCGCACCCGGCCGGTCGGCTCACGGTCCTGGAGCTGGGGGCCACCGCGCTCGCGTTCGGATGCCTCGCCGACGGAGCGGCGGAGTGGACGGTGCTCGCGCATCGCACGCTGATCGACGACCTGCTGGGGTCGCGGTTCGCGCGCGTCGACGATGTCGCGGCACGGCTCGCCCGACTGGGGCTCGACGTGGGCGGGCGTCCGGCGTGCGGCGTGGTCGTGCGCACGACCGAGGCGGCGGAGCGTATCCGAGCCCGCGCGACCGCGGAAGGGGTGGCCGCGCTCGCCGCCCGACGCGACGACACGGTCGTGCTGCTCGTCGTCCCGCCAGCCGGAGGTCTGAGCGACGCCGCCGCGCGCCGCATCGCCGGCCCCGCGGTCGCGGTCGTCATCGGTCAGCCGGCCGACGATGTGCCCGGCCTGCTCGCGTCCACCAGGGCTGCACTGGAACTCGCCGCCCGGGCCCCGGAGGACGCCGCCGACACCGTGCGCCGCGTGGCCGACCGTCCGCTGGCGCAGCTGGTGGCGGCGCTCGGCGATGACCGCCGACTGCAAGAGCACGGCGAACGCATGCTCGCGCCGCTGATCCGCCACGACCGGGAGCGCCGCGGGGATCTGCTCGACGTGCTCGCCGCGCTCGTCGCCCACCCGGGGAACCGGTCGGCGGCCGCGACGGCGAGCCACCTGTCCCGCTCCGTGTTCTACCAGCGCCTCGCCGTCATCGCGGACCTGCTCGCCGTCGACCTCGACGACGGCGAGGTGCTGGCGGCGCTGCACATCGCGCTGCTGGCGCGGCCCCGCGGAGCCCGAGAACGTTCCTGA